In Carya illinoinensis cultivar Pawnee chromosome 9, C.illinoinensisPawnee_v1, whole genome shotgun sequence, the following are encoded in one genomic region:
- the LOC122275293 gene encoding homeobox-leucine zipper protein MERISTEM L1-like isoform X1, translated as MEMFQPNMFETHHLMLDMMMTPKSSDSELVKIIRDQDDFETGTGTEIMEAPSGEDQDPNQSSKRKPYHRHTQRQIQEMETFFKECPHPDDKQRKELSRQLGLEPLQVKFWFQNKRTQMKAQNERHENAILKAENEKLRAENNRFKESLGNTSCPNCGGPAAPGEMSFDEQHLRIENARLREEVDRISGIVAKYFGKPLTSYSHLSPPVPSRSLDLGVGNFGAQTGFVGEIYGGNDLLRSVSGPHEADKPMIVELAVAAMEELVRMAHGGEPLWVSCANSTEILNEEEYLRTFPRGIGPKPLGLKSEASRESAVVVMNHINLVEILMDVKRWSTVFCGIVSRAMTVDVLSTGVAGNYNGALQVMTAEFQVPSPLVPTRENYFVRYCKQHADGTWAVVDVSLDNLRPSLISRSRRRPSGCLIQELPNGYSKVTWIEHVDVDDRAVHSIYRPLVNSGIAFGAKRWVATLDRQCERLASSMANNIPAGDLCVITSTEGRKSMLKLAERMVMSFCTGVGASTSHAWTTLSATGPDEVRVMTRKSTDDPGRPLGIVLSAATSFWIPVPTKRVFDFLRYENSRTQWDILSNGGLVQEMAHIANGRDQGNCVSLLRVNSANSSQSNMLILQESCTDSTGSYVIYAPVDIVAMNVVLSGGDPDYVALLPSGFAILPDGPGVNGGGIHGVGSGGSLLTVAFQILVDSVPTAKLSLGSVATVNSLIKCTVERIKAAVMCDNS; from the exons ATGGAAATGTTTCAGCCAAACATGTTCGAGACTCACCATCTTATGCTAGACATGATGATGACACCCAAGTCTTCCGACAGTGAATTGGTAAAGATCATTAGAGATCAGGACGATTTCGAGACTGGAACAGGCACTGAAATCATGGAAGCTCCCTCCGGAGAAGACCAAGATCCCAACCAAAGCTCCAAAAGGAAGCCCTATCACCGCCATACCCAGCGTCAAATCCAGGAAATGGAAAC CTTCTTCAAGGAGTGCCCTCATCCAGACGACAAGCAAAGGAAAGAACTGAGCCGTCAGCTAGGGTTAGAGCCTCTACAAGTCAAATTTTGGTTCCAAAATAAGCGGACGCAAATGAAA GCCCAAAATGAACGCCATGAGAATGCAATTTTAAAGGCAGAGAACGAAAAACTTCGTGCGGAGAACAATAGGTTTAAGGAATCTCTTGGGAATACGTCATGCCCCAACTGTGGAGGTCCAGCAGCTCCTGGTGAGATGTCGTTCGACGAGCAGCATCTGAGGATCGAGAATGCTCGTTTAAGAGAAGAG GTTGATAGGATATCTGGGATTGTGGCCAAATATTTTGGCAAGCCTTTGACTTCATATTCTCACCTTTCACCCCCCGTGCCTTCCCGCTCCCTTGATCTTGGGGTCGGGAACTTTGGAGCGCAGACAGGATTTGTAGGGGAGATTTATGGAGGGAATGATCTCCTCAGGTCAGTTTCAGGGCCTCATGAGGCAGATAAGCCAATGATTGTTGAGCTTGCCGTGGCAGCAATGGAAGAACTCGTAAGGATGGCTCACGGTGGAGAGCCATTGTGGGTTTCGTGTGCCAACTCTACTGAGATATTGAATGAAGAAGAATATTTGCGGACTTTCCCAAGGGGAATAGGCCCCAAACCATTAGGATTAAAATCAGAAGCTTCGAGGGAATCTGCCGTAGTTGTTATGAATCATATCAACCTTGTTGAGATTCTCATGGATGTG aaaCGATGGTCAACTGTGTTTTGTGGTATTGTTTCGAGAGCAATGACTGTAGATGTCCTCTCAACTGGAGTGGCAGGGAACTATAATGGAGCCTTGCAAGTG ATGACAGCTGAATTCCAAGTCCCTTCACCGCTTGTTCCAACTCGTGAAAATTACTTTGTAAGGTACTGTAAACAGCATGCCGACGGGACTTGGGCAGTTGTTGACGTTTCCTTAGATAATTTGCGCCCGAGTTTGATTTCAAGGAGTAGACGAAGGCCATCTGGTTGTTTGATCCAAGAATTGCCAAATGGTTACTCAAAA GTTACATGGATCGAACATGTAGATGTAGATGACAGAGCTGTTCACAGCATATACAGACCATTGGTCAATTCAGGTATTGCTTTCGGAGCAAAACGTTGGGTGGCGACCTTAGATCGACAATGTGAACGTCTTGCTAGTTCAATGGCCAATAACATTCCAGCAGGAGATTTATGTG TAATAACAAGCACAGAAGGGAGAAAGAGTATGCTGAAGCTGGCAGAAAGAATGGTGATGAGTTTTTGTACTGGTGTGGGTGCTTCTACTTCGCACGCATGGACAACATTATCAGCAACAGGTCCTGATGAAGTAAGGGTTATGACCAGAAAGAGCACGGATGATCCCGGCAGGCCTCTTGGTATTGTGCTGAGCGCTGCAACTTCCTTCTGGATTCCAGTTCCAACAAAGAGGGTTTTTGACTTCCTTCGGTATGAGAACTCTCGAACCCAG TGGGATATCCTTTCGAACGGTGGCCTAGTTCAAGAAATGGCACACATAGCCAATGGTCGTGATCAAGGCAACTGTGTCTCTTTACTACGAGTAAAT AGCGCGAATTCAAGTCAAAGCAATATGCTGATACTACAAGAGAGTTGCACTGATTCAACTGGATCATACGTAATTTATGCTCCAGTTGATATAGTTGCCATGAACGTGGTCTTAAGTGGCGGGGATCCAGATTACGTCGCACTTCTACCATCAGGTTTTGCCATACTGCCCGATGGGCCTGGTGTAAACGGTGGGGGCATTCATGGGGTTGGATCCGGAGGCTCTCTGTTGACAGTAGCGTTTCAAA
- the LOC122275293 gene encoding homeobox-leucine zipper protein MERISTEM L1-like isoform X2, with protein MEMFQPNMFETHHLMLDMMMTPKSSDSELVKIIRDQDDFETGTGTEIMEAPSGEDQDPNQSSKRKPYHRHTQRQIQEMETFFKECPHPDDKQRKELSRQLGLEPLQVKFWFQNKRTQMKAQNERHENAILKAENEKLRAENNRFKESLGNTSCPNCGGPAAPGEMSFDEQHLRIENARLREEVDRISGIVAKYFGKPLTSYSHLSPPVPSRSLDLGVGNFGAQTGFVGEIYGGNDLLRSVSGPHEADKPMIVELAVAAMEELVRMAHGGEPLWVSCANSTEILNEEEYLRTFPRGIGPKPLGLKSEASRESAVVVMNHINLVEILMDVKRWSTVFCGIVSRAMTVDVLSTGVAGNYNGALQVMTAEFQVPSPLVPTRENYFVRYCKQHADGTWAVVDVSLDNLRPSLISRSRRRPSGCLIQELPNGYSKVTWIEHVDVDDRAVHSIYRPLVNSGIAFGAKRWVATLDRQCERLASSMANNIPAGDLCEGRKSMLKLAERMVMSFCTGVGASTSHAWTTLSATGPDEVRVMTRKSTDDPGRPLGIVLSAATSFWIPVPTKRVFDFLRYENSRTQWDILSNGGLVQEMAHIANGRDQGNCVSLLRVNSANSSQSNMLILQESCTDSTGSYVIYAPVDIVAMNVVLSGGDPDYVALLPSGFAILPDGPGVNGGGIHGVGSGGSLLTVAFQILVDSVPTAKLSLGSVATVNSLIKCTVERIKAAVMCDNS; from the exons ATGGAAATGTTTCAGCCAAACATGTTCGAGACTCACCATCTTATGCTAGACATGATGATGACACCCAAGTCTTCCGACAGTGAATTGGTAAAGATCATTAGAGATCAGGACGATTTCGAGACTGGAACAGGCACTGAAATCATGGAAGCTCCCTCCGGAGAAGACCAAGATCCCAACCAAAGCTCCAAAAGGAAGCCCTATCACCGCCATACCCAGCGTCAAATCCAGGAAATGGAAAC CTTCTTCAAGGAGTGCCCTCATCCAGACGACAAGCAAAGGAAAGAACTGAGCCGTCAGCTAGGGTTAGAGCCTCTACAAGTCAAATTTTGGTTCCAAAATAAGCGGACGCAAATGAAA GCCCAAAATGAACGCCATGAGAATGCAATTTTAAAGGCAGAGAACGAAAAACTTCGTGCGGAGAACAATAGGTTTAAGGAATCTCTTGGGAATACGTCATGCCCCAACTGTGGAGGTCCAGCAGCTCCTGGTGAGATGTCGTTCGACGAGCAGCATCTGAGGATCGAGAATGCTCGTTTAAGAGAAGAG GTTGATAGGATATCTGGGATTGTGGCCAAATATTTTGGCAAGCCTTTGACTTCATATTCTCACCTTTCACCCCCCGTGCCTTCCCGCTCCCTTGATCTTGGGGTCGGGAACTTTGGAGCGCAGACAGGATTTGTAGGGGAGATTTATGGAGGGAATGATCTCCTCAGGTCAGTTTCAGGGCCTCATGAGGCAGATAAGCCAATGATTGTTGAGCTTGCCGTGGCAGCAATGGAAGAACTCGTAAGGATGGCTCACGGTGGAGAGCCATTGTGGGTTTCGTGTGCCAACTCTACTGAGATATTGAATGAAGAAGAATATTTGCGGACTTTCCCAAGGGGAATAGGCCCCAAACCATTAGGATTAAAATCAGAAGCTTCGAGGGAATCTGCCGTAGTTGTTATGAATCATATCAACCTTGTTGAGATTCTCATGGATGTG aaaCGATGGTCAACTGTGTTTTGTGGTATTGTTTCGAGAGCAATGACTGTAGATGTCCTCTCAACTGGAGTGGCAGGGAACTATAATGGAGCCTTGCAAGTG ATGACAGCTGAATTCCAAGTCCCTTCACCGCTTGTTCCAACTCGTGAAAATTACTTTGTAAGGTACTGTAAACAGCATGCCGACGGGACTTGGGCAGTTGTTGACGTTTCCTTAGATAATTTGCGCCCGAGTTTGATTTCAAGGAGTAGACGAAGGCCATCTGGTTGTTTGATCCAAGAATTGCCAAATGGTTACTCAAAA GTTACATGGATCGAACATGTAGATGTAGATGACAGAGCTGTTCACAGCATATACAGACCATTGGTCAATTCAGGTATTGCTTTCGGAGCAAAACGTTGGGTGGCGACCTTAGATCGACAATGTGAACGTCTTGCTAGTTCAATGGCCAATAACATTCCAGCAGGAGATTTATGTG AAGGGAGAAAGAGTATGCTGAAGCTGGCAGAAAGAATGGTGATGAGTTTTTGTACTGGTGTGGGTGCTTCTACTTCGCACGCATGGACAACATTATCAGCAACAGGTCCTGATGAAGTAAGGGTTATGACCAGAAAGAGCACGGATGATCCCGGCAGGCCTCTTGGTATTGTGCTGAGCGCTGCAACTTCCTTCTGGATTCCAGTTCCAACAAAGAGGGTTTTTGACTTCCTTCGGTATGAGAACTCTCGAACCCAG TGGGATATCCTTTCGAACGGTGGCCTAGTTCAAGAAATGGCACACATAGCCAATGGTCGTGATCAAGGCAACTGTGTCTCTTTACTACGAGTAAAT AGCGCGAATTCAAGTCAAAGCAATATGCTGATACTACAAGAGAGTTGCACTGATTCAACTGGATCATACGTAATTTATGCTCCAGTTGATATAGTTGCCATGAACGTGGTCTTAAGTGGCGGGGATCCAGATTACGTCGCACTTCTACCATCAGGTTTTGCCATACTGCCCGATGGGCCTGGTGTAAACGGTGGGGGCATTCATGGGGTTGGATCCGGAGGCTCTCTGTTGACAGTAGCGTTTCAAA